The Lycium barbarum isolate Lr01 chromosome 4, ASM1917538v2, whole genome shotgun sequence nucleotide sequence ATAACTAGTGTCATTTGGTCCCGGCCCAAACtatattaaaatttatatttacAGTCTTTTTTGTTGGTTTTTTTGCTActcttatttttttgttttgtttttgtaacACTATATTATTTGTAATGGTAGTTCAACAATTTCTGAAtgtttttaaaatattgaatcatATAAAAGTTTTTTAAGTTAGAAACAACATTTTTCTTAGGTATATTTAGACTTCCTTTTTGTTTTCAAAGAAATGGATGCACCAAAGTTCTTCTCCTTTTTATTATACTGAAATTTTTTGGGGTTAAAAtttttaatgattcaaattgagtTTTACCTTTTGATTAACTAATTTTTTTATGTTTGATTAACTAATTTTTTCTCAATTAAACTTATATTGGGTAACCCATTTTtgggaaaaattaaaatatttacgGTTTCAAGTAATATTGATTATGCTCCTCCGGAAGTATCTACTCGTTATGCTTCTAGGCAAAAATGATACTACCCTAATCCAGTACACTATAGGATATAAACCATACTTACCTAGTAAATGATATTAGAAATATTTAATGCTACAAATTGGTGTATGATGACGTCAAAGAAGTTAACTTATAATTAAAAATaacatttaaaattaaataaataacagTCTTGATATGACGAAATACTTTTGTAGATGTTCCTTCAAATTAAATAATACAAAAGGAACTGAAAAGTTAATGAAATTGTTTGTTTTTCTTACTTTAATCACtcctttttctcaaaaaaaaaaaaagcatgagaagaaatgATGTATTTTTgctttttcttaatttaatttatttttaaataaatttaTATTGTAATTTCTTAAACGTGTATGTATtacttttttcaaatatttttagctatatataaaaataatttttaatttaataattaaGCATGTACTAAGGTAGAAAGAGAATGTCACGATAATTTTTTACTTGTCTAAAATAAATTTTATAGGAAAAGAATAATTTGAAACAATTTGATAATCATTTCCACATAAAAGAGAGACAACAATTTTTTAACGATTTTAAATTTGGttgaataaatcaatttttttgtAGTGTCACTATTACCTTTTCCACATCATCACTCACTTGTAGTATTAAATAGCCTATATAGTTATTCAAATTTATCAAAATAGGGGAGAACTTGCAAGGTAATTAGGTAACTAAAACTTCATTTGGGaggaaaatggagaaaaaaaattatgtgaatgACTATAAAAATTGAGAATTCTCCCTTATATATGGTAGTAATAAGTAATAGCAACATGTCCTCCATTTCTTCAATAGTTACCATACTGAGGGGTCAGCCACTGCACGTGCAGAGAAGGTTGTAGTAGAGAGCAATACAGGAAAGCAGAGCTAAGTGGTGTGGCCTAGTCGTCAGCGGTAGtagagaccaaaaaaaaaaattggtaattTCTTCTCAGCTATTTAAATCTTGGTGAATAGAATTATTCAGTATTTATGTTGTTAAGAAGTAGCAAGTATCATGTAATTAGTCGAGGTCAGTGCAAGTTGACATGAACACCAGTGAATAGAATTACTCAATATTTGTGTTGTTAGGAGATAGCAGGGATCAGGTAAATTAATCAAGGTTTGTGCAAGTTGATCCGAATACAATGAACAGAGTTACTCGTTATCTGTCTTGTTAGAAATAGCAAGTATCGGGTAGACTAGTCGAGGTTGGTGCAAGTTGACCCGGACACTAGTGAATAATGTTACTCGATATATGTGTTATTAAGAGGTATCAGGTATCAAATAAAATTAGTCAAGGTCAGTGCAAGTTAATTCGGAAACCAGTAATAGAGATCTATGCAAAGTTGACTCCCAACAATAATATGAAAGACATAGGAAGGTAGAACTAAGTGGGGCTAGCTAGAGTTGAACAGAATGAGAGAAAAGTGAAGGGATGCAATCAATTTCTTCAATAAGATGAAACACAAGCTGAATAATTGAAAAACTACAGAGGCAGATACCACCAAAGTATGGTAGTACTTGGCAATGAATTTGTGGCCCCATATTACACTGCAGAGCTCATTACTGTCATAAAAAATCTTTCTAGCTGGATGTCATGcctcttttctttttgttgtttgtCCGTTTATTTCTTTTTACAGGAAAAATTAAATTCACTTAGTAACTCATGGCTTCTATCAAGATAGCGACCATTGCTTAGTGGTTGTTGTCGCTTCTTTATGATTTGATGAGTTACTATTCAAAAGGCAAGAATGATGtttctatttatattttttaaggGCGTCTCTTATTTTTGGTCCATCCGCCTAAATTAATTACCGGTGCTAAGCCAAAATATTCAATATATATGCACTGATTATActaaatatacaaaacatagacATTTACCAGCAACTATCTTTCACGGAGGCCCAAAAAGGTAATTATCCCTTCTTTTGAAGGCCGAAAATTGTGTTGTTTTAGTGTAAATCTTGTGCATGATTAGTTTAAATTTGTAATACATATGGTAGTTGATTGATTTTATATTTGAAGTCCACTAGTATGGCTGATTTGAATTCGGGTCGGGTAAACTCGCTAAGGGTAGTAAAGCACTCCTCTTTACCGGAAGGTTCTTTCTGGGACTCTAACTCTAGAATCTCTTGTTAAGAATGAAAGGATGACAACTATTTTATTACACCTCTTGATAATTAATCTAAAGGAAGCAGGTACCCCGTAAAATTAATCGAGGTGCGCACACACCATGGTTATTCTTCGTATGATAAGAATGATTGCTAAAATAGTGAGATTAATGTTGTTGAAGTGCTTGGATGTCATCTGGTATTAAAATGGACAGTTAAAGAAACAGAAATTCTGCAATATGTATAATGGTCAATGGAGTCATCACTTGGAGCTTACTGTGGTTATATTTCTTTAATGAAGTTCGTACCCAACTAAAAATATAATCCAAAGAAAGCTATCTTTTCACAGTTGACTCAACCCTTATGTTGTTACTGTTtgagcattaaaaaaaaaatttagtgtAATACATTCAACCAATATGAATATTGAATAACATAAAACAACACAAAGACAAAAGTTTCCATCACCCAGTGCATCATTGATACCAATTCTTTCTTATATTTTAAACAGGAAAAGTTCAAAGCCACAACTCCACAATCACATTAAAATATACAATGCCAAAAAAATAAACATGTCAATcaaccaaaataatatatattcaaGTAGAAAATGGGATGGGTTTGTCAAATCAAATATCAGCCTCTTGTGAGTTGGACAACTTTCTTCCTTTTGTAGATTCTTTTCCATTTGAAATGGTTGGATTTTTAATTGAGACAACTAGTTTCATAGGTCCCAAGTTTGTAGGCTTAGTTATCTTGGTAATTTGGTGGTTGTGAGAGACTTTTGAATTAATAGGATTTGTTTGAACTCTGGTCTCCCATGGTCGAATTGCGACCCAACGCTCCATCCAACTCCATCCCCAGCTCTCCTTGCCAAGATCATAATATGCTTGTCCGAAATACTGATTCGAATTGGCTCTCCACTGAAACGTGTATAGCGTTAGGATTGAATGACCAAGTATCATGCGAAAACTAACAAATCATATTTTGGATGACGATAAATGATAGAAATATAACTAAAGGAGACACGCAAGGTTAATGTGATTCAGTCAATTGACTAGCATCTACGGACTGAAAAATCCACTATTTCTAGAATTATACTTATTAAAGAGAGTGCAAAAAATATCtaaaaaataatttcataaaGTTTACTCTTAAAGAAGTTCATACAAGTGACGGTTAAAACATGTCTCACAAGTTCCATCCCTAAAATGAACACTCTAACTCTAAAGGGATCGTTTGGTTCCAAATAGAGATCTAGGGATTAACAATTTCAGGATTATAATCTTGGAATTGTTATTCCACATCCAATGTGGGATAGCTAAGACCAAAATCTTGGTATAAAATTTATACTGAAATTAGTTAATAGCCATAATCTCAAATTTTATCCCGAAATTAATATCCTAGTCCCAATAACCGGTCTACCTAGTGGAGCAATTTATAAGAGTCCATAATCTTTTTTTAACAAAAAGCAAAAGGCCAACAATGGAAGATTTATATTCCCTAtaattagaaaaataaaaatcaattatgATAAATATGTTGTCCTTCTTTTAAtagataagaaaataaataaataaacttaaaTATGATAAAGAAAATCAGGGCAGACAACTAACACATTGTCTCTAGTGTACTTAGAGTtgtcaatatgggcttggcccgcgaggccggcccaacccaaccctttatttaagtagggttggttaggatttctttggcccatatagaagtgaggctcaaaagcctAGCTTCTTTTGGCCCGCCGGTCTCAAGGGTTGGGCTGAggccagaaaagaataataaattattatttaaaaaaaaaatataagtaaattaaacaaaaagataaaaagtaataagaaaaaaagaatgtacttactactaagtagtaaACTAGAAACTAgagtaatactttttagtcttagaatttatattatttttaatttcttttgaacgtgatctgaattagtgatcaaaaataataatttatatttgttctcttaaattttttcttctatgatatgaatttgcgcaagaatgggttgtagaagattctattttatattgcaaaagtttcatgttcaaattgtaccaaaaatcactCAGAAAAATGTTATTTCGAAAGACCAAAAAAATTAAAGGGTTGGCCCGTCCTAACCCACGGCCCgcttagggctgggttgggctgccattttgcaggcccttcaattaaaagggTCAGCCTGTCCTAGGCCATTTAATTCTTCGAAAAgtgccaaatatacccttcgttatactttgggtccaaacatacccctgccgttatactttagggtcaaatatacccttcgttatattttgggttcaaatataccccttatTTTAACGGAGTGACACGTATCATCGTTCTATTGGGCTATTTAAATCATCTCCTAATTAATTAAAATGCAACTCATAACTTGATATCTAGTTAGAAGACCCATACCCATACCCCGTATCAATTATGAGAAATCATAACTGAAAATTATATCAATTTGCTGATCAAAGGGTGAATTCTCAGGTTTAACTGAAATTAATGACGGAAGTGAGTATTTTGACTTATCAACATTCGACACTTTAGTAAATCAATTAATCATGTGATTATTCTCCAAAACACTTGGATTTAGGACCATATTGTCCGATGAATTATTCGATGGAATTAAAACGGAATTAATGATGGAGGAATATTTAGGACTTGAATTTTCTTTTGAATAAGATGGATTTTTGCCATTTCAGTCAATTCTGCTCTTAACCTAAGAGCATATTCAACAAGGTTCATCAAATTAGAAGAAAATTTGGGAGAGTGATTTCACTTCTACTACTAAGATCAGTACTATTTGAGAGAGTGAATTGACTAGTTAACATCTCTGAATCATGTTGTTGATGTTCTTCTTAGCTAGCCATGGAGGAATCTGAAGGAGGAGGGAGCAAGCTTTCATTTTAATTGGATATCGTGGATATGGGTCTTCTAATTTGATTTTGGGTTATGGGtttgaattttaattaattagaggatgatttaaatataaaattatgACGCATGTCTCTCCGTTAAAATGAGGGGTATAGTTGAACCCAAAATATAATGAAAGGTATATATTTGGGCTTAAAGTATAATGGCAAAGGTAtgtttggacccaaagtataacgaaaggtatatttgatcctttttcaatagtacaggggtatatttagcccttttccgtTAATTCTTTGACCCTTTAGGGCTGGGTTGGGTTGGGTCAGCCCATATTGACACCTCTAAGTGTCCTAACCATccaaagaaaagaaacaaaaaaaaaaaaaagagggtcgCACGCAGCTAACTTGCCTGATGAGAAAAAGCATAAGCCATTGCCCTCTCCCTCTTAACTGCAGCTTCTTCTTTCTGTTGTAACTTCTGGAGTATTTCTTCTATGGTTTCAGCACTACTGCTCCATTCCACCTATATATTTATCAAACCAAAATTAGGTGACCATCTCCACAAGCAACTATTTAACTTCGGTAGAATAGTTGAGGTGCGCAAACTGATGCAGGCGCCACGATTAAAAAAACGAATAAGATAAACTTTCAATAGGCTGACAGAAATTAGTTtgttattttgtgtttatttgaTGGTTGGGTTCTTCCACATTCAGTCAAATGTGTCTCGTGTTTGAGCAATGGAAATAAAAAACTTTTCGACAAGAAGCGCATTATCTTCCTCAGTGCACATATCGGATGTGAATTAAAATTAATCAGATCAATGAGCTCCGAATATTGAATGGTTTAATGGGATCTGCAATGGATATGATGCCTCTTGAAAAACAAAGTAGGTTAACAAATATCTCCCTAATTAACAATGATATTacgaaaaagaaaggaaaagaactACCCCAAAAAGATCCAAGAGAAACCAAGTAAGCTTACTAAGAAACAGccacataattcaaaagtaaGTGATTGATATATGCCATAGACATTGTACAACCATATCAATTATTGTAATGATGTTTTTATTTTGTTCGTGGTTGTACTACTATTCTGTCTTTTCGTGCCTTAAATGGGGCAATAGAATTATTAGTAGTAGTTTGTTTGTGCAACTTTGTGAAAGTTTAATTCTTGGAAATGGTGTTAAGTTTAATATTCTGAAACATTCTTTTGCAAAAAATGGAAAACAAAATTGAAGTTGACGAATGTCTTTAGTTACAAGCTGTTTTCATGAAACAATTCCTTTTATTTTAACTCACAAGTTACAAATCTTTTAAAAAATCTATAAAAATACATTAgactttatattaaaaaaattattaattaaaaaaattattaagtaaAGCATGGTTGAAAAAGAGACATTAATGCAGTGTGCCTAGGCGATCAAACAAATTACACGAAATACTCATTTGAAAAACTATCATTCTCTATACTTAGGAAAAGTACTTCCAAAGTATCTATTGCAAGTTGTATACCTTCAGTATATATAAACAATGCGATTCAATTATTCTTACTATTaaggtatacaaaatatgaaTTGTATATCAAGAAGATATACAACGTACATAACAACTGCAGTGTAATTATACAAGGGGCGAATTTTATAAATGAGAGTAAATATTTTGTCTCGCTCGAtaatcatgaaaaaaaaaattgatacacGAAAGCTCTAATGCGCGCATAATTCAAGAAAGATTGGTTCCGCAGTTTGAACCCATGAACTCTTGATGATACGACGACAACTCTAACTATTACGCCACAATTTTTTGCATGAATAATAAGCGAAAAAGATTGATGATGATGGTAGGGGTAAATACTTATTTGTATCATGTTTCACAACAAATCATCTTAATCTTAGttacttaaaaattaaaataagatgCATATCACTTAATCATGGTTAAATAATAAATACACATAAAAGACATTACTTATATTACTATTTAGGTGTAAACATTCGATACGGATAAGTTTTTACTGCACAATAGTCGGTAGGTATACCTCAAGCTCGTGAAGCTTAGCGTCCAGTTTTTGTTGATTTTGAATTTTCTTCTGCTTATTGCGACCTTGTGTCACCATATTCAGTCGTCTTGCTCTGATCTCTGATTGTATTTTGCTCCAACAATGTATTTGCTTCAAAGTCCCTGCTATTTGGTTATTTACACTTAGCCCTTCAATTACACCTTGGAATCTCACTGCACCCCTTACACGTCGAAGAGTTTTTTTGGCCTACACAATTCATGTAAAGTTTATAGTtaaacccccaaaaaaaaatgtttatagTTAGGACTAGGAAATAACTGGACCTAATTGAAGgaggaaaaaaatatataattgcaCTTTTGGTTCCCCAACTATTAATTAGTTTTGATTTTGGTTATTGTGATATTTGAATAAGCCCGTTTGATATTGAATTAAGTCAAATATGTGATTTTGGTCCAGTCATATAGGAAATACCTGCACTTACACAATTTTGAACTAATTATCGTCAAACTATGGGGTAAACATATAAGTTTAATATAATACATAGGTGATTAAATACAGGGGCAGCTCAACAAAT carries:
- the LOC132636441 gene encoding protein IQ-DOMAIN 10: MGSGFCLKSIIGLKRNKRRKSKHLKDASASDEPKEGVNASGKDANYSNGTSSRKIVRKTKLTENTAAIRIQTAFRAHLAKKTLRRVRGAVRFQGVIEGLSVNNQIAGTLKQIHCWSKIQSEIRARRLNMVTQGRNKQKKIQNQQKLDAKLHELEVEWSSSAETIEEILQKLQQKEEAAVKRERAMAYAFSHQWRANSNQYFGQAYYDLGKESWGWSWMERWVAIRPWETRVQTNPINSKVSHNHQITKITKPTNLGPMKLVVSIKNPTISNGKESTKGRKLSNSQEADI